In one Poecilia reticulata strain Guanapo linkage group LG8, Guppy_female_1.0+MT, whole genome shotgun sequence genomic region, the following are encoded:
- the crebbpb gene encoding CREB binding protein b isoform X3: MADNLLDAGPPTAKRPKINSPISGSDGPDLVSLLDLENDLPDELILNGELGNGPSNCGPSGVPPGLNSAIPDAASKHKQLSELLRPGSSSILGGALSSGSPQQGGMVPSQLGAVLGKGPLGQGSPNHQSPQGQKGVSTGQGNGVMGFNQTMLNSGQGHGVMGQVGQVMNGAMGPAGRGRPGPGMQYQGQAMQGTQGGAGPGVGGSVLAETLTQGGPQMGXPHTMNAQQAGNMNKMVMSGAPFGQQYGQAGVQQMGTAGVNAQQLQNKTALSNNLPPFPADLKGAGNVPNMAQMQQQVASMGMVPGAGGVSGGPTADPEKRKLIQQQLVLLLHAHKCQRREQANGEVRACTLPHCRTMKNVLNHMTHCQAGKSCQVAHCASSRQIISHWKNCTRHDCPVCLPLKNASDKRNQQPMLSSPGASLQNAISTVGPGQPSATAINSAPTHIDPSSMQRAYAALGLPYGNHSPAQVQGQGPAQQNPQAHQQLRNMNPLGTNQMNQMAGGLGSHSSDQTGLLSDSSLPSSLNNRQLLPDGSEVEGMGNLPAATPLSATGVRKAWHEHVTQGLRSHLVHKLVQAIFPTPDPAALKDRRMENLVAYARKVEGDMYESANSRDEYYHFLAEKIYKIQKELEEKRRSRLQKQPIMVGVPGPQQPXMAQPNSMGPAQAVRPPNGPATMPNMPNQMMNRMQVDQGISQFNPMAMQNAQMPQAPMGARAPSPMSHPQQMNMNSVMGMSPSRMPPNQGMMGNHANSMSQPAAQGQYLQQGQYPGAAGGAMNVNIGMGQTMSQATVAQQQQTSNLPLNALGSQLPSGPTTQPARGTPPPPSISQQQQQQHAPTQAQVPPQPSTPGSAVGPPSTPTHIPSSLPRPPAAMSTPPDPSQPLTPLQPPSEPPSQLQQPTSVQPQHPSTPLSQAAAGIDNRVPTPGSVAELSSQQALPDMSSSEVKSEVKEEEEEEEEDSKSGKKQNDVKMEDDETKPSLVKKEETDAAEPKQEPMETDEKKPEVKVEPKEEEDGASNSTSAASTAQNRKKIFKPEELRQALMPTLEALYRQDPESLPFRQPVDPMVLGIPDYFDIVKNPIDLSTIKRKLDTGQYQEPWQYVDDIWLMFNNAWLYNRKTSRVYKYCTKLAEVFEAEIDPVMQGLGYCCGRKYEFSPQTLCCYGKQLCTISRDSTYYSYQNRYHYCEKCFNEIQGNSVNLGDDPAQPQTKISKDQFEKKKNDTLDSEPFVECKDCGRKMHQICVLHYDVIWPSGFVCDNCLRKSGKTRKENKFSAKRLQTTRLGTYIEDRVNKYLKRQNHPEAGEVFVRVVASSDKTVDIKPGMKSRFVDSGEMVASFPYRTKALFAFEEIDGVDVCFFGMHVQEYGSDCPFPNTRRVYISYLDSVHFFKPRVLRTAVYHEILIGYLEYVRKLGYVMGHIWACPPSEGDDYIFHCHPPDQKIPKPKRLQEWYRKMLDKAFAERIIHDYKDIFKQATEDRLTSANELPYFEGDFWPNVLEESIKELEQEEEERKKEENTASSETTEGVQADSKNAKKKNNKKTNKNKSSVSRSNKKKPGMPNVANDLSQKLYATMEKHKEVFFVIHFHSGPVINTLPPIMDPDPLLTCDLMDGRDAFLTLARDKHWEFSSLRRCKWSSMCMLVELHNQGQDRFVYTCNECKHHVETRWHCTVCEDYDLCINCYNTKGHEHQMVKWGLGIDDDSNSQGGEASKSPQESRRLSIQRCIQSLVHACQCRNANCSLASCQKMKRVVQHTKGCKRKTNGGCPVCKQLIALCCYHAKHCQENKCPVPFCLNIKQKLRQQQLQHRLQQAQMMRRRMATMAGRGMPMPSPPTSSAPETPTSVQQPNTPQTPQPMPNHPQQQQPPNPGNMGQGFPSNGRSSQPSTPVPQGKPGPQSSPLHQQLSPMPNMPHQQQAPPPQQPQQQQQQQQQQLLAAMKVAQQIEMAAKAKQQQQQQQQQQPGYAMNGMPMNQSRMMSPIQNQMQMMPGPRGPQVMQAVSQGQWGVGMQNAQGHQPLVPPQQGPMASQQAQGTPMSQQSPLMQRPMIPQQSGPQMPGVMPPQGPPQQGMTPQQPNMPRVMPGNITPSAVQELLHTLKSPSSPQQQQQVLTILKSNPHLMAAFIKQRAAKYQASQAAPQQQQQQQQVQQQNPQVLLGSQPGMQAMAAMNQMQRTGMAPQQQPPQLVGPQGMAPMGPQGQMMNTAQNGSPQYHRQLLRMQQMQQQGAMPQGHSQFPPQQQGPQGFSQLRXHQQMAMQGGSGPMGSVPPMSQMGQPGMGMEGIPNHLKQRMLQHQMMKQQMGSPGQANPMSPQPHLLQGQGQPGAHLPGQTMANTLGNQVRSPAPVQSPRPPSQQAPHSGSSPRIQPQPSPQHGALHSSSPHPSLGPMSGSMDQGHMGTPEQSAMLPQLNTPNRGGLSNDMNMVGDTTGDTLERFVEGL, encoded by the exons ATCTTGTGTCGTTGCTTGATCTGGAAAACGACCTTCCTGATGAGCTTATCCTCAATGGAGAGTTGGGAAACGGGCCGTCTAACTGTGGTCCAAGTGGCGTGCCACCTGGTCTCAACTCGGCTATACCTGACGCCGCCTCCAAACACAAGCAACTTTCTGAGCTCCTGCGACCCGGAAGCTCGTCTATTCTGGGGGGTGCGCTCAGTTCTGGCAGTCCCCAACAGGGAGGCATGGTGCCGAGCCAGCTGGGTGCGGTGCTGGGCAAAGGGCCTCTGGGCCAGGGTTCGCCCAATCACCAGTCGCCCCAAGGCCAGAAAGGTGTTTCCACTGGACAAGGAAATGGAGTCATGGGCTTTAACCAGACGATGTTGAACAGTGGTCAGGGTCATGGCGTTATGGGCCAAGTGGGACAGGTCATGAATGGTGCTATGGGACCAGCAGGCCGAGGGAGACCTGGGCCTGGCATGCAGTACCAAGGCCAAGCAATGCAGGGGACACAAGGAGGCGCTGGACCTGGTGTTGGAGGAAGTGTGCTGGCAGAGACTCTGACCCAAGGAGGACCTCAGATGGGTGSACCGCACACCATGAATGCCCAGCAAGCTGGAAACATGAACAAg ATGGTGATGTCAGGAGCTCCGTTCGGCCAGCAGTATGGCCAGGCCGGGGTGCAGCAGATGGGGACAGCGGGGGTCAATGCCCAACAACTCCAGAACAAGACGGCCCTTTCTAACAACCTGCCCCCATTCCCTGCTGACTTAAAGGGAGCTGGGAATGTGCCAAACATG GCCCAGATGCAGCAGCAGGTAGCATCTATGGGCATGGTCCCAGGGGCTGGCGGCGTATCTGGAGGGCCGACTGCCGACCCTGAGAAACGAAAActcattcagcagcagctggtcctGCTGCTCCACGCACACAAGTGCCAACGGCGGGAACAGGCCAACGGAGAAGTGAGGGCCTGTACGCTGCCACACTGCCGCACCATGAAGAACGTACTCAACCACATGACTCACTGCCAGGCTGGCAAGTCCTGCCAGG tgGCTCACTGTGCATCATCCAGACAGATCATCTCTCACTGGAAGAACTGTACGCGGCACGACTGCCCCGTCTGCTTGCCTTTAAAGAACGCAAGTGACAAGAGAAATCAGCAGC CCATGTTGAGCTCTCCCGGAGCCAGCCTGCAGAACGCYATCAGTACAGTCGGACCCGGCCAGCCGAGCGCCACAGCCATCAACAGCGCTCCCACACACATCGACCCCAGCTCTATGCAGAGGGCCTACGCAGCCCTGGGCCTCCCGTATGGGAACCATTCCCCTGCTCAGGTCCAGGGTCAGGGTCCAGCTCAGCAGAACCCCCAGGCGCACCAGCAGCTGCGAAATATGAACCCACTCG GCACTAATCAGATGAACCAGATGGCAGGAGGCCTGGGTAGCCATTCCTCGGACCAGACGGGCTTGCTCTCCGACTCCTCACTCCCCTCCTCGCTCAACAA CAGGCAGCTACTGCCAGATGGATCAGAGGTAGAAGGTATGGGAAACCTCCCCGCTGCCACCCCTCTCTCTGCTACAGGGGTAAGAAAGGCCTGGCATGAACACGTGACTCAGGGCCTGCGCTCCCATCTGGTGCACAAACT AGTACAAGCCATATTCCCGACCCCAGACCCTGCAGCTCTGAAGGACAGGCGAATGGAGAACTTAGTGGCTTACGCACGCAAAGTTGAGGGAGACATGTATGAGTCGGCAAACAGCAGG GATGAGTACTACCACTTCCTGGCAGAAAAAATTTACAAGATccagaaggagctggaggagaagagaCGCTCGCGTCTGCAGAAACAGCCCATCATGGTGGGCGTGCCGGGACCCCAGCAGCCTRGTATGGCTCAACCCAACAGCATGGGGCCTGCACAGGCCGTTCGACCTCCAA ATGGACCTGCAACAATGCCCAACATGCCAAATCAGATGATGAACCGTATGCAGGTGGATCAAG GAATCAGTCAGTTTAACCCAATGGCGATGCAGAATGCACAGATGCCTCAGGCACCCATGGGAGCGAGGGCTCCTTCCCCAATGAGCCATCCGCAGCAGATGAACATGAACTCTGTG ATGGGCATGTCTCCATCCAGGATGCCCCCGAACCAAGGCATGATGGGTAATCATGCCAATAGCATGTCTCAACCAGCCGCCCAAGGCCAGTACCTGCAGCAGGGTCAGTATCCTGGTGCTGCAGGTGGAGCCATGAATGTGAATATAGGCATGGGTCAAACTATGTCACAGGCTACCGTTGCACAG caacAACAAACCTCTAACCTCCCTCTGAATGCACTGGGCTCCCAGTTGCCCTCTGGACCCACCACCCAACCCGCCCGGGGCACACCCCCTCCACCCAGCATCAgtcagcagcaacagcagcagcatgctCCCACACAGGCCCAGGTGCCGCCGCAGCCCTCCACTCCTGGCTCTGCAGTAGGACCCCCCTCCACCCCAACCCACATTCCAAGTAGCCTTCCTCGCCCCCCTGCAGCTATGAGCACTCCCCCTGACCCCTCCCAGCCTCTGACACCCCTGCAGCCTCCCTCTGAGCCCCCCAGCCAGTTGCAGCAGCCCACCTCTGTGCAGCCTCAGCACCCTAGTACACCG TTGTCCCAGGCTGCTGCCGGTATCGATAACAGAGTACCCACTCCTGGCTCCGTGGCTGAGCTGAGCTCCCAGCAGGCCCTGCCTGACATGAGCAGCTCCGAGGTCAAATCCGAAGTCAAAGAGGAAGAAGARgaggaggaggaggacagcaAGTCTGGGAAAAAGCAAAATGATGTAAAGATGGAA GACGATGAAACCAAACCCTCCCTGGTGAAGAAGGAGGAAACGGATGCAGCAGAACCAAAGCAGGAACCGATGGAGACGGACGAGAAGAAGCCAGAGGTGAAGGTGGAACCCAAAGAAGAGGAGGACGGTGCGTCCAACAGCACATCAGCCGCTTCYACTGCTCAGAACCGCAAGAAAA ttttcAAGCCAGAGGAGCTGAGACAAGCACTGATGCCCACTCTTGAGGCCCTCTACAGACAAGACCCCGAGTCTCTACCCTTCAGGCAACCTGTAGACCCCATGGTGCTTGGCATTCCT GACTACTTCGACATAGTGAAGAACCCCATCGACTTATCCACCATCAAACGCAAGCTGGACACGGGTCAGTACCAGGAGCCGTGGCAGTACGTGGACGACATCTGGCTCATGTTCAACAATGCATGGCTGTACAATCGCAAAACGTCACGCGTCTATAAGTACTGCACCAAGCTGGCCGAGGTGTTCGAAGCCGAGATTGATCCCGTCATGCAGGGTCTGGGCTACTGCTGTGGCAGGAAG TACGAGTTTTCGCCTCAGACGCTTTGTTGCTACGGCAAACAGTTGTGTACCATCTCCAGAGACAGCACCTACTACAGCTACCAGAACAG GTATCACTATTGTGAGAAGTGCTTCAATGAGATCCAGGGTAACAGTGTGAACTTGGGCGACGACCCGGCACAACCGCAGAC gaaaatatctaaagatcagtttgaaaagaagaaaaatgatacGTTGGACTCTGAACC GTTTGTTGAATGTAAAgactgtggaagaaaaatgcatCAGATCTGTGTGCTGCACTACGATGTCATTTGGCCCTCTGG CTTYGTGTGTGACAATTGCCtgagaaaatctggaaaaacaagGAAGGAGAACAAGTTCTCAGCAAAAA GRTTGCAGACTACAAGGTTGGGGACGTACATTGAAGACAGAGTAAACAAGTACTTAAAAAGGCAGAACCACCCGGAAGCTGGTGAAGTGTTTGTGCGAGTTGTTGCCAGCTCTGATAAAACTGTGGATATTAAGCCTGGCATGAAGTCTAG GTTTGTAGACTCMGGTGAGATGGTGGCGAGCTTCCCTTACAGAACCAAAGCACTTTTTGCATTTGAGGAAATCGACGGCGTGGACGTTTGTTTCTTTGGCATGCATGTACAGGAGTATGGCTCAGATTGCCCTTTTCCAAACACAAG acgGGTTTACATATCATACCTCGACAGCGTTCACTTCTTCAAGCCACGTGTGCTGAGGACTGCAGTGTACCACGAGATCTTGATAGGCTACCTGGAGTATGTGAGGAAACTTGG GTACGTAATGGGTCACATTTGGGCCTGCCCACCAAGTGAAGGAGATGATTATATTTTCCACTGCCACCCTCCGGACCAGAAGATCCCTAAACCCAAAAGGCTGCAGGAGTGGTACAGGAAGATGCTTGACAAGGCGTTTGCAGAGAGGATCATACATGATTACAag gaCATTTTCAAGCAGGCAACAGAAGACAGGCTGACCAGTGCCAAYGAGCTGCCATACTTTGAGGGCGACTTTTGGCCTAATGTGCTGGAGGAGAGCATCAAGGagctggagcaggaggaggaggaaagaaagaaggaggaGAACACGGCCTCCTCAGAGACAACAGAG GGAGTCCAGGCTGACAGCAAGAATGCCAAAAAGAAGAATAATAAGAAAACCAACAAGAACAAGAGCAGCGTCAGCCGATCCAATAAGAAGAAGCCTGGCATGCCAAACGTAGCCAATGATCTGTCTCAAAAACTCTACGCCACCATGGAGAAACACAAGGAG gtGTTTTTTGTAATTCACTTCCATTCGGGGCCTGTCATCAACACCCTCCCACCTATCATGGACCCCGACCCTCTGCTGACCTGCGACCTCATGGACGGCCGTGACGCCTTCCTGACTTTGGCCAGGGACAAGCACTGGGAGTTCAGCTCGCTCAGAAGATGCAAGTGGAGCTCCATGTGCAtgctggtggagctgcacaACCAGGGCCAGGACCGCTTTGTCTACACATGCAATGAATGCAAGCACCATGTGGAGACTCGCTGGCACTGCACTGTTTGTGAG GACTATGACCTGTGCATTAACTGCTACAACACTAAGGGCCACGAGCACCAGATGGTGAAGTGGGGCCTGGGTATCGACGACGACAGCAACAGTCAGGGCGGCGAGGCCTCAAAGAGTCCTCAGGAGAGTCGGCGCCTCAGCATCCAGCGCTGCATCCAGTCTCTGGTGCACGCCTGCCAGTGCAGGAACGCCAACTGCTCACTAGCGTCCTGCCAGAAGATGAAGCGGGTGGTTCAGCACACTAAGGGCTGCAAGCGCAAGACCAACGGTGGATGCCCAGTGTGCAAGCAGCTGATTGCTTTATGCTGTTACCATGCCAAGCACTGTCAGGAGAACAAGTGTCCAGTTCCGTTCTGCCTCAACATCAAGCAGAAGCTTCGTCAGCAGCAGTTGCAGCACAGGCTGCAGCAGGCCCAGATGATGCGCCGCAGAATGGCCACCATGGCTGGAAGAGGTATGCCGATGCCATCTCCACCTACCTCATCTGCTCCAGAAACCCCCACGTCTGTGCAGCAACCTAACACGCCCCAGACTCCGCAGCCCATGCCTAACCACCCTCAGCAGCAACAACCACCAAACCCCGGCAACATGGGCCAAGGGTTCCCCAGCAACGGCCGCAGCAGTCAGCCCTCCACGCCTGTGCCGCAAGGTAAACCTGGGCCACAGTCATCGCCGCTCCATCAGCAGCTGTCCCCTATGCCTAACATGCCGCATCAGCAGcaggctcctcctcctcagcagccgcagcaacaacagcagcagcagcagcagcagctgctggcagCAATGAAGGTGGCGCAACAGATCGAGATGGCGGCAAAGgcgaagcagcagcagcagcaacagcagcagcagcagccaggttACGCCATGAACGGGATGCCCATGAACCAGTCACGCATGATGAGCCCCATTCAGAACCAAATGCAGATGATGCCGGGTCCCCGGGGCCCCCAGGTGATGCAGGCTGTGTCGCAGGGTCAGTGGGGTGTGGGAATGCAGAATGCCCAAGGCCATCAGCCACTGGTCCCTCCTCAACAAGGCCCCATGGCCTCMCAGCAGGCTCAGGGAACCCCCATGTCTCAGCAGTCCCCGCTCATGCAGAGGCCAATGATCCCACAGCAGTCGGGTCCCCAAATGCCTGGGGTCATGCCTCCTCAGGGGCCCCCCCAACAGGGAATGACACCGCAGCAGCCAAACATGCCACGGGTAATGCCTGGAAATATTACGCCAAGTGCCGTGCAGGAACTACTGCACACCCTCAAGTCTCCAAGCTCcccacagcaacagcagcaggtgCTGACCATTCTTAAGTCCAATCCCCACCTCATGGCGGCTTTCATCAAACAGAGAGCGGCCAAGTACCAGGCCAGCCAGGCGGCRccacagcagcagcagcaacagcaacagGTCCAGCAGCAGAACCCTCAGGTCCTGCTGGGCTCCCAGCCTGGGATGCAGGCCATGGCAGCTATGAACCAAATGCAGAGGACCGGGATGGCTCCGCAGCAGCAGCCTCCTCAGCTGGTGGGCCCCCAGGGTATGGCCCCGATGGGTCCTCAAGGCCAGATGATGAATACGGCTCAAAACGGAAGCCCTCAGTACCACAGACAGCTGCTCCGGATGCAGCAGATGCAGCAGCAGGGGGCCATGCCTCAGGGCCACAGCCAGTTTCCCCCCCAGCAGCAGGGGCCCCAAGGCTTCTCCCAGCTCCGCRCGCATCAGCAGATGGCTATGCAAGGGGGCTCCGGTCCGATGGGGTCGGTTCCTCCCATGTCGCAGATGGGGCAGCCCGGCATGGGTATGGAAGGGATCCCGAACCACCTCAAGCAGCGCATGCTTCAGCATCAGATGATGAAGCAGCAGATGGGCTCTCCTGGGCAGGCCAACCCAATGAGTCCTCAGCCTCATCTGCTGCAGGGCCAAGGCCAGCCTGGAGCTCATCTACCTGGTCAGACCATGGCCAACACCCTGGGAAACCAGGTCCGCTCCCCGGCTCCGGTGCAGTCGCCCCGGCCGCCTTCACAACAAGCCCCCCATTCCGGTTCCTCCCCGCGGATACAACCCCAGCCTTCGCCGCAGCACGGGGCTCTCCACTCCAGCTCCCCTCACCCAAGCCTCGGCCCCATGTCGGGCTCTATGGACCAGGGACACATGGGAACGCCTGAGCAAAGCGCAATGCTCCCACAGCTGAACACACCAAACCGAGGAGGGCTGAGCAACGACATGAACATGGTGGGCGACACGACAGGAGACACGCTAGAGAGGTTCGTTGAAGGATTGTAG